From Methanorbis rubei, one genomic window encodes:
- a CDS encoding RNA polymerase Rpb4 family protein encodes MKVKKVISEEMMSLPELREVLISIRDQRSGGDSETETSARTMSYELRKSIDHADSLGKCDAVTAKALVGELSKLEKIRPEIACRIVNIMPESRDELRAIYAKERYTLLPEDLDQILDILRQHA; translated from the coding sequence GCTGCCCGAACTCCGTGAGGTCCTGATCTCAATTCGTGATCAGCGGTCAGGCGGAGACAGCGAGACGGAAACGTCTGCACGCACGATGTCGTATGAGCTGCGCAAGAGTATCGATCATGCTGACAGTCTCGGAAAATGCGATGCGGTAACCGCAAAAGCTCTTGTCGGTGAGTTGAGCAAACTTGAGAAGATCAGACCGGAGATTGCATGCCGGATTGTCAACATCATGCCAGAAAGCCGTGATGAACTCCGCGCAATCTATGCAAAGGAGCGGTACACGCTTCTTCCGGAAGATTTGGATCAGATTCTTGACATTCTCCGCCAGCATGCGTGA
- a CDS encoding DUF655 domain-containing protein, with the protein MPPKTERTDKKEVEAVVLDFLQWGYADDKRPLNQREPIILAVGTDQFKLLELIPKRNLAINLHDKVYIGDGERKVVERVKRRVSYAELSNTAKGEVEPVIAEIIAENEPRFIKFYNEAVPISLKLHMLNLLPGFGKKTLTDTLTERQKKPFESFDDIRSRVKTLQKPEKFILERIMLELENPDEKYHLFTSK; encoded by the coding sequence ATGCCTCCAAAAACCGAGAGAACCGATAAGAAGGAAGTCGAAGCTGTCGTTTTAGATTTTCTCCAGTGGGGATATGCCGACGATAAGCGCCCGTTAAACCAGCGCGAGCCGATCATCCTCGCAGTCGGTACTGATCAGTTTAAACTGCTTGAGCTGATTCCCAAACGCAATCTCGCAATCAATCTGCACGACAAAGTCTACATCGGAGACGGCGAGCGAAAGGTGGTTGAGCGGGTGAAGCGCAGGGTATCCTACGCTGAACTGTCCAACACCGCGAAAGGCGAGGTTGAGCCGGTAATTGCAGAGATCATTGCGGAAAATGAACCGCGGTTCATTAAGTTTTACAATGAAGCGGTGCCGATCAGTCTGAAGCTGCATATGCTGAACCTTCTTCCCGGCTTTGGGAAAAAGACGCTGACCGACACGCTGACCGAGCGGCAGAAAAAACCCTTTGAGAGCTTTGATGATATCCGGTCGCGCGTCAAGACGCTGCAGAAGCCTGAGAAGTTCATTCTTGAACGGATCATGCTGGAGCTGGAAAATCCTGACGAGAAGTATCATCTGTTTACTTCAAAATGA
- the rsmA gene encoding 16S rRNA (adenine(1518)-N(6)/adenine(1519)-N(6))-dimethyltransferase RsmA has protein sequence MKAPKDQHFLVDAEAVALIAETVPISGRKVLEIGPGGGVLTDALLSRGAVVRAVELDGTLLPNLEQRFSDQLASGQLEIIRGDASKVPLPEFEIVVANLPYSISSKITFRLLEAGFESAVLMYQLEFGERMIAPPGDGEYGRLSVMTQTFADVEMVLRLPPEAFSPPPEVWSIVVKITPRDPPMPIADREVHAVLVRELFSHRRKTIRNGLKGMKSIYDDAALSLIDALPKELLDKRPEMLSIVDFIDLSNRLALLIR, from the coding sequence ATGAAGGCTCCCAAAGATCAACATTTTTTGGTTGATGCAGAGGCTGTTGCATTGATCGCCGAAACAGTTCCGATATCGGGAAGAAAAGTTCTCGAGATTGGACCGGGCGGCGGTGTGCTAACAGATGCTCTGCTTTCACGCGGGGCAGTGGTTCGTGCGGTTGAGCTGGACGGAACTCTTCTCCCGAATCTTGAACAACGTTTTTCTGATCAGCTGGCATCCGGTCAGCTGGAGATCATCCGCGGCGACGCATCCAAAGTGCCGCTGCCTGAGTTTGAGATAGTGGTTGCAAATCTGCCGTACTCGATCTCGTCGAAGATAACCTTCAGGCTGCTTGAGGCAGGGTTCGAGTCGGCTGTGCTGATGTACCAGCTGGAGTTCGGCGAGCGGATGATTGCTCCGCCGGGTGACGGCGAGTACGGAAGGCTTTCGGTGATGACCCAGACGTTTGCGGATGTGGAGATGGTCCTGAGACTTCCGCCGGAAGCGTTCTCGCCGCCGCCTGAGGTCTGGTCGATTGTGGTGAAGATTACGCCGCGGGATCCTCCGATGCCGATCGCAGACCGCGAGGTGCATGCAGTCCTTGTAAGAGAGTTGTTCTCCCACCGGAGAAAAACGATCCGAAACGGCCTGAAAGGAATGAAAAGCATCTATGATGATGCAGCCCTCTCGCTTATTGATGCGCTGCCCAAGGAGTTGCTCGACAAGCGGCCGGAGATGCTGTCGATTGTTGATTTTATTGATCTCTCCAACCGCCTCGCTCTTTTGATACGATGA